Proteins encoded in a region of the Streptomyces sp. NBC_00258 genome:
- a CDS encoding cold-shock protein translates to MATGTVKWFNAEKGFGFIEQDGGGADVFAHYSNIATSGFRELQEGQKVSFDVTQGQKGPQAENIVPA, encoded by the coding sequence ATGGCTACTGGCACCGTGAAGTGGTTCAACGCGGAAAAGGGCTTCGGCTTCATCGAGCAGGACGGCGGCGGCGCCGACGTCTTCGCCCACTACTCGAACATCGCCACCTCGGGCTTCCGTGAGCTGCAGGAGGGCCAGAAGGTCTCCTTCGACGTCACGCAGGGTCAGAAGGGCCCGCAGGCGGAGAACATCGTCCCCGCCTAA
- a CDS encoding DEAD/DEAH box helicase, giving the protein MTRSERPERPAGKRPANSRGSRGSRGTRGGAPAAAANGGARNVRKKPSPQSTAPREFTLPQTLTPALPAVESFDALDMPAALTKTLAAQGVIEPFPIQGATLPNSLAGRDILGRGRTGSGKTLAFGLALLARTAGRRAEPKAPLALVLVPTRELAQQVTDALTPYATAVNLRLATVVGGLSIGKQSGLLRRGAEVLVATPGRLKDLIDRGDCTLAQVGITVLDEADQMADMGFMPQVTALLNQVEPDGQRMLFSATLDKNIDKLVRMFLTDPVVHSVDPSAGAVTTMEHHVLHVADETDKKAVAMRIAARDGRVILFVDTKRSADRFAKRLLANGVKASALHGGRSQPQRNRTLDQFKTGLVTALVATNVAARGIHVDDLDLVVNVDPPVDHKDYLHRGGRTARAGESGSVVTLVLPEQKREMTRLMADAGISPRTARVKSSDEELVRITGAREPSGVPVVIPVPEPVAAQAQPKSQARARRGGGGRGGAAAGARTGAGTGGGSRGRGGAGSSRARGGQGGGRRSA; this is encoded by the coding sequence ATGACTCGATCCGAACGTCCTGAACGACCCGCCGGCAAACGCCCGGCGAATTCCCGGGGTTCCCGTGGCTCTCGTGGCACGCGCGGCGGAGCCCCTGCGGCCGCCGCGAACGGCGGCGCAAGGAACGTACGCAAGAAGCCGTCCCCGCAGTCGACGGCGCCGCGGGAGTTCACCCTGCCGCAGACGCTGACGCCCGCGCTGCCCGCCGTCGAGTCCTTCGACGCGCTGGACATGCCGGCCGCACTGACCAAGACCCTCGCCGCCCAGGGGGTCATCGAGCCGTTCCCGATCCAGGGCGCGACGCTCCCCAACTCCCTCGCCGGGCGCGACATCCTCGGCCGCGGCCGGACCGGCTCGGGCAAGACCCTCGCCTTCGGCCTCGCGCTGCTCGCCCGTACGGCCGGCCGGCGTGCCGAGCCGAAGGCGCCGCTCGCGCTCGTCCTCGTGCCCACGCGCGAGCTCGCGCAGCAGGTCACCGACGCGCTCACGCCGTACGCCACGGCCGTGAACCTGCGGCTCGCGACCGTCGTCGGCGGGCTCTCCATCGGCAAGCAGTCCGGTCTGCTGAGGCGCGGTGCCGAGGTGCTCGTGGCCACACCCGGGCGGCTCAAGGACCTGATAGACCGGGGCGACTGCACTCTCGCCCAGGTGGGGATCACCGTCCTCGACGAGGCCGACCAGATGGCCGACATGGGGTTCATGCCCCAGGTCACGGCGCTGCTCAACCAGGTCGAGCCGGACGGACAGCGCATGCTGTTCTCGGCGACGCTGGACAAGAACATCGACAAGCTCGTACGGATGTTCCTCACGGACCCCGTCGTGCACTCCGTCGACCCCTCCGCGGGCGCGGTGACGACCATGGAGCACCACGTGCTGCACGTCGCCGACGAGACCGACAAGAAGGCCGTCGCGATGCGGATCGCCGCGCGCGACGGGCGCGTGATCCTCTTCGTCGACACCAAGCGCTCGGCCGACCGCTTCGCCAAGCGGCTGCTCGCGAACGGTGTGAAGGCCTCCGCGCTGCACGGCGGGCGCTCGCAGCCGCAGCGGAACCGGACGCTCGACCAGTTCAAGACCGGGCTGGTGACCGCGCTCGTCGCCACGAACGTCGCGGCCCGCGGAATCCATGTCGACGACCTGGATCTCGTCGTGAACGTCGATCCGCCGGTCGACCACAAGGACTATCTCCACCGGGGCGGGCGTACCGCACGCGCGGGGGAGTCCGGGAGCGTCGTCACGCTCGTCCTGCCCGAGCAGAAGCGGGAGATGACCCGGCTGATGGCCGACGCCGGGATCAGCCCGCGGACGGCCCGGGTCAAGTCGAGCGACGAGGAACTCGTACGGATCACGGGGGCTCGGGAGCCGTCCGGGGTTCCTGTCGTCATTCCTGTGCCGGAGCCGGTTGCCGCGCAGGCTCAGCCGAAGTCGCAGGCGCGGGCTCGACGCGGTGGTGGTGGGCGCGGGGGCGCTGCCGCCGGGGCGCGCACCGGTGCCGGTACCGGCGGGGGTTCGCGGGGGCGTGGTGGTGCGGGTTCTTCGCGTGCGCGTGGAGGCCAGGGGGGCGGGCGTCGGTCCGCCTGA
- a CDS encoding adenylate/guanylate cyclase domain-containing protein has product MGTSGRAEAAGRGEVAGRGEGADRAEAQAAASEEDPLALRLEQLILGAERRYTPFQAARSAGVSVELATRFWRAMGFADIGQAKALTEADVLALRRLSGLVEAGLLSEAMAVQVARSTGQTTARLAEWQIDSFLEGLTEPPEPGMTRTEVTYPLVELLLPELEEFLVYVWRRQLAAATGRVVQAADDEEMVDRRLAVGFADLVGFTRLTRRMEEEELGELVEAFETTAADLVAAHGGRLIKTLGDEVLYAADDAGVAAEIALRLIETMAGDETMPELRVGIAFGTVTTRMGDVFGTTVNLASRLTSIAPKDAVLVDGAFAEELTRTGDAPASEAAAADEAAAAEKEGEEPPAYRFALQPMWQRAVRGLGVVEPWQLRRRSN; this is encoded by the coding sequence ATGGGGACCTCGGGCCGGGCGGAGGCCGCGGGCCGCGGTGAGGTTGCGGGCCGGGGTGAGGGGGCCGACCGTGCGGAGGCGCAGGCCGCCGCCTCCGAGGAGGATCCGCTGGCCCTGCGTCTCGAACAGCTCATCCTCGGTGCCGAGCGCCGCTACACCCCCTTCCAGGCCGCCCGCAGCGCGGGCGTCTCCGTGGAGCTGGCCACCCGTTTCTGGCGGGCCATGGGCTTCGCGGACATCGGCCAGGCCAAGGCGCTCACGGAGGCCGACGTACTCGCGCTGCGCCGGCTCTCCGGTCTGGTGGAGGCAGGGCTGCTCAGCGAGGCGATGGCGGTCCAGGTCGCCCGTTCGACCGGCCAGACCACCGCGCGGCTGGCCGAGTGGCAGATCGACTCCTTCCTGGAGGGCCTCACCGAGCCCCCGGAACCGGGCATGACACGCACCGAGGTCACGTACCCCCTCGTCGAACTGCTCCTGCCCGAGCTGGAGGAGTTCCTCGTCTACGTCTGGCGGCGCCAGCTCGCCGCCGCGACCGGCCGCGTCGTGCAGGCCGCGGACGACGAGGAGATGGTCGACCGCCGGCTCGCCGTCGGCTTCGCCGACCTCGTCGGCTTCACGCGTCTGACCCGGCGCATGGAGGAGGAGGAACTCGGCGAACTCGTCGAGGCCTTCGAGACCACCGCGGCCGACCTGGTGGCCGCGCACGGCGGGCGACTCATCAAGACGCTGGGCGACGAGGTGCTGTACGCGGCCGACGACGCGGGCGTCGCCGCCGAGATCGCGCTGCGGCTGATCGAGACCATGGCCGGCGACGAGACGATGCCCGAGCTGCGCGTCGGTATCGCCTTCGGCACGGTGACCACCCGTATGGGAGATGTCTTCGGTACGACCGTCAACCTCGCGTCCCGGCTGACCTCGATAGCTCCGAAGGACGCCGTCCTGGTCGACGGGGCGTTCGCCGAGGAACTCACCCGGACCGGCGACGCACCCGCCTCAGAGGCCGCTGCCGCCGACGAGGCCGCCGCCGCGGAGAAGGAGGGCGAGGAGCCGCCGGCGTACCGCTTCGCGCTTCAGCCGATGTGGCAGCGGGCCGTGCGGGGGCTGGGCGTGGTCGAGCCGTGGCAGCTCAGGCGGCGCAGCAACTAG
- a CDS encoding enoyl-CoA hydratase/isomerase family protein codes for MSEQGAEQRFGEYVVVRRDASSHVAELVLDRPKAMNAVSTEMARSISAACETLAADRDVRAVVLTSTHERAFCVGADLKERNSLTDAELVRQRPLARAAYTGVLDLPMPTVAAVHGFALGGGFELALACDLIVADGTAVVGLPEVSVGVIPGGGGTQLLPRRVGAARAAELIFSARRVEADEARDLGLVDVLVPAGEARAEGLALAGRIAVNSPVGLRAAKRALRLGHGLDLRAGLEIEDAAWRSVAFSGDRAEGVAAFNEKRRPEWPGE; via the coding sequence ATGTCCGAGCAAGGCGCGGAGCAGCGGTTCGGGGAGTACGTCGTGGTGCGGCGCGATGCGTCGTCGCACGTCGCCGAGCTCGTCCTGGACCGGCCCAAGGCCATGAACGCCGTGTCGACGGAGATGGCCCGCTCGATCTCCGCCGCGTGCGAAACGCTGGCCGCGGACCGGGACGTCCGGGCGGTCGTCCTCACCTCCACCCACGAGCGGGCCTTCTGCGTCGGCGCCGACCTCAAGGAGCGCAACTCCCTCACGGACGCCGAGCTGGTCCGTCAGCGTCCGCTCGCGCGTGCCGCGTACACCGGCGTACTCGATCTGCCGATGCCCACCGTCGCCGCCGTGCACGGGTTCGCGCTGGGCGGCGGTTTCGAGCTCGCCCTGGCCTGCGATCTGATCGTGGCGGACGGTACGGCCGTGGTGGGGCTGCCCGAGGTGTCGGTCGGCGTCATTCCCGGGGGCGGGGGTACGCAGTTGCTGCCGCGGCGGGTGGGTGCGGCGCGGGCGGCCGAGCTGATCTTCTCGGCGCGGCGGGTGGAGGCCGACGAGGCACGGGACCTCGGGCTGGTCGATGTCCTGGTCCCCGCGGGCGAGGCCCGTGCGGAGGGGCTGGCCCTGGCGGGCCGTATCGCCGTCAACTCGCCCGTCGGGCTGCGGGCCGCCAAGCGGGCGCTTCGGCTCGGGCACGGGCTCGATCTCCGCGCGGGTCTGGAGATCGAGGATGCCGCGTGGCGCTCGGTCGCATTCTCTGGCGACCGGGCGGAGGGGGTAGCGGCCTTCAACGAGAAGCGCCGGCCGGAGTGGCCCGGGGAGTAG
- a CDS encoding glycosyltransferase family 4 protein: protein MKIVFLLHNAYAIGGTVRSTLNLAGALAARHEVEIVSVFRSEERPLLGVNRKVRLVPLVDERPDAPTYDGGNPLMARPSTVVPPAEVLAHRYTELTDERLRDFLNGTDADVVVATRPALVVFLARHGSRRYLRVGQEHLSYDNHVPDVRTAQNEALRHLDAFVTVSAQDAADHRDHLPGLRTRITDIPNAAPRPKAERSDVQAPLVVAAGRLMPVKRYDLLIEAFARVVAVRPEWRLRIYGQGPERAALRAAVDAHRLNDHVFLMGAHPTMETEWAKASVAAVSSDWESFGMTILEAMHAGVPVVATDCPHGPGEIITDGSDGLLVPPGDADAFAAGLLKLIEDTDQRRLMGEAARETVQRFAPRRIADQYERLFGELREARTSTTTKVTRRVRRALATLLPQGSRPGPEEAPPAAPPLADDRPRALRPKGGCTTDSTGGVRITVNAAGVSGKDLTLVLRHRHGDDETRVPLERPDDPKSPWTANLSHHRLTLAEGRWDLYVERAEDGTRRRLKAGLVEQRGLLSARPVPGKAFAWWIPYATKDGYLALRTFHRPAHAEATALRTDDDSLSVEGTLHGAVLGEGAALLGVSRDGRPHDFETPATPTGERTFRARITTLPRPTDADKPLWDLFLRPSEAAAPVRVGRITDDIVDRKPTAKHPSTTLTTPTGRSVQAHYFFTITNDVAISAP, encoded by the coding sequence GTGAAGATCGTCTTCCTGCTGCACAACGCCTATGCCATCGGTGGCACGGTGCGCTCGACGCTCAACCTCGCCGGTGCCCTGGCCGCGCGGCACGAGGTGGAGATCGTCTCGGTCTTCCGCAGCGAGGAGAGACCCCTGCTCGGGGTGAACCGCAAGGTCCGTCTCGTCCCGCTCGTCGACGAGCGCCCCGACGCGCCGACGTACGACGGCGGGAACCCGCTCATGGCGCGCCCCTCCACCGTCGTACCTCCCGCCGAGGTCCTCGCGCACCGCTACACCGAGCTCACGGACGAGCGGCTGCGCGACTTCCTCAACGGGACGGACGCGGACGTCGTGGTCGCGACCCGCCCGGCGCTGGTGGTCTTCCTGGCCCGGCACGGCTCGCGCCGCTATCTGCGCGTCGGACAGGAGCACCTGTCGTACGACAACCACGTCCCGGACGTACGCACCGCGCAGAACGAGGCCCTCCGGCACCTGGACGCCTTCGTCACCGTCTCCGCCCAGGACGCGGCCGACCACCGCGACCACCTGCCGGGGCTGCGGACGCGGATCACCGACATCCCGAACGCCGCGCCCCGGCCGAAGGCCGAACGCTCCGACGTACAGGCCCCGTTGGTGGTCGCCGCGGGCCGGCTGATGCCGGTGAAGCGCTACGACCTGCTCATCGAGGCCTTCGCCCGGGTCGTCGCCGTACGCCCGGAGTGGCGGCTGCGGATCTACGGCCAGGGCCCCGAGCGCGCGGCCCTGCGCGCCGCCGTGGACGCACACCGCCTGAACGACCACGTCTTCCTCATGGGAGCCCACCCGACGATGGAGACCGAGTGGGCCAAGGCCTCCGTCGCCGCCGTGAGTTCGGACTGGGAGTCCTTCGGCATGACGATCCTGGAGGCCATGCACGCCGGCGTCCCGGTGGTGGCCACCGACTGTCCGCACGGCCCCGGCGAGATCATCACCGACGGCTCCGACGGACTCCTCGTACCGCCGGGAGACGCGGACGCGTTCGCGGCCGGGCTGCTGAAGCTGATCGAGGACACGGACCAGCGCCGGCTGATGGGCGAGGCCGCCAGGGAGACCGTCCAGCGGTTCGCCCCCCGCCGGATCGCGGACCAGTACGAGCGGCTGTTCGGCGAACTGCGCGAGGCCCGGACCTCGACGACGACGAAGGTCACGCGCCGGGTGCGCCGCGCACTCGCGACGCTGCTGCCCCAGGGCTCACGCCCGGGCCCCGAGGAGGCGCCACCGGCCGCCCCACCGCTCGCGGACGACCGCCCGCGCGCCCTGCGCCCGAAGGGCGGCTGCACGACCGACTCCACCGGTGGCGTACGGATCACGGTGAACGCGGCGGGAGTGTCCGGCAAGGACCTGACGCTGGTACTGCGTCACCGGCACGGCGACGACGAGACCCGCGTTCCGCTGGAGCGCCCGGACGACCCGAAGTCGCCCTGGACGGCGAACCTGTCCCATCACCGGCTCACCCTGGCGGAAGGCCGTTGGGACCTGTATGTCGAACGCGCGGAGGACGGCACACGCCGTCGCCTGAAGGCAGGGCTGGTCGAGCAGCGCGGTCTGCTGAGCGCGAGACCGGTTCCGGGGAAGGCCTTCGCCTGGTGGATCCCGTACGCGACCAAGGACGGCTACCTGGCGCTACGGACCTTCCACCGCCCGGCCCACGCGGAAGCCACCGCCCTGCGCACCGACGACGACTCACTGTCCGTCGAGGGCACGCTCCATGGGGCCGTCCTGGGCGAGGGCGCGGCACTGCTCGGCGTCTCCCGCGACGGGAGACCTCACGACTTCGAAACCCCGGCGACACCCACGGGGGAACGGACGTTCCGGGCCCGCATCACGACCCTGCCCCGCCCCACCGACGCGGACAAGCCCCTGTGGGACCTCTTCCTACGCCCCTCCGAAGCCGCCGCCCCCGTACGAGTGGGCCGCATCACCGACGACATCGTCGACCGCAAGCCCACAGCGAAACACCCGAGCACGACGCTGACCACCCCGACTGGCAGGTCGGTGCAGGCCCACTACTTCTTCACGATCACGAACGACGTGGCGATCAGCGCCCCCTGA
- a CDS encoding GGDEF domain-containing protein: protein MGGDDVRLRAVVALAQGMAAAHAPRESWRAAAAGACRALGGSFAALSVWERELGRLRVLANVGDRARDEEEFPEDEAYPVHQFPEITEFLHERWVGGGGPNAWVETADGPATGHAGYCHQRVAALRRRGRGCCVVAPIVMHGRAWGELYVARPAGAPVFDRADADFATVLASVVAAGIAQTERLEEARRLAFTDALTGLANRRAVDMRLDEAIERHRAEGVVVSLVVCDLNGLKRVNDTRGHAVGDRLLERFGSVLSLCGAMLPGTLAARLGGDEFCLLAVGPAADEVVRVADELCRRAAELELGEGVACGVASTEDPLGPVRSARRLFRLADAAQYRAKAVRSAKPVVAGREGPDDPVVRLADAPPPAAAERRRFRGRR, encoded by the coding sequence ATGGGCGGTGACGATGTGCGGTTGAGGGCGGTGGTGGCGCTGGCGCAGGGCATGGCCGCCGCGCACGCCCCGCGGGAGTCGTGGCGGGCTGCGGCTGCCGGAGCCTGCCGGGCGCTGGGCGGGAGCTTCGCCGCGCTGTCCGTGTGGGAGCGGGAGCTCGGGCGGCTCAGGGTCCTGGCGAACGTGGGGGACCGGGCCCGGGACGAGGAGGAGTTCCCGGAGGACGAGGCCTATCCCGTGCACCAGTTCCCGGAGATCACGGAGTTCCTGCATGAACGCTGGGTCGGCGGCGGCGGACCCAACGCCTGGGTGGAGACGGCCGACGGGCCGGCCACGGGGCACGCCGGGTACTGCCATCAGCGCGTCGCCGCCCTGCGCAGACGCGGCCGCGGGTGCTGTGTCGTCGCGCCGATCGTCATGCACGGACGCGCCTGGGGCGAGTTGTACGTCGCCCGCCCGGCCGGAGCCCCCGTCTTCGACCGCGCCGACGCCGACTTCGCGACCGTCCTCGCCTCCGTGGTCGCCGCCGGGATCGCGCAGACCGAACGCCTGGAGGAGGCCAGACGTCTCGCCTTCACCGACGCCCTCACCGGCCTCGCGAACCGCCGTGCCGTGGACATGCGACTGGACGAGGCCATCGAACGCCACCGCGCCGAGGGCGTGGTCGTGAGCCTCGTCGTGTGCGACCTCAACGGCCTCAAGCGCGTCAACGACACCCGGGGCCACGCCGTCGGCGACCGGCTCCTGGAGCGTTTCGGGTCCGTCCTCTCGCTGTGCGGCGCGATGCTGCCCGGCACGCTCGCCGCCCGCCTCGGCGGCGACGAGTTCTGCCTGCTGGCCGTGGGTCCGGCCGCCGACGAGGTCGTCCGCGTCGCCGACGAACTGTGCCGCCGCGCCGCCGAGTTGGAGCTCGGCGAGGGTGTGGCGTGCGGGGTCGCCTCCACCGAGGATCCGCTCGGCCCCGTCCGCTCGGCCCGGCGGCTCTTCCGGCTCGCCGACGCGGCCCAGTACCGCGCCAAGGCCGTACGCTCCGCGAAGCCCGTCGTCGCGGGCCGCGAGGGGCCGGACGACCCCGTCGTACGCCTCGCCGACGCACCCCCGCCCGCGGCGGCCGAGCGCCGGCGGTTCCGCGGCCGGCGGTAG
- a CDS encoding biotin--[acetyl-CoA-carboxylase] ligase, which yields MTPRDDSDANSNRWSDLDRPPLNAVALRRALVRNGGHEGLWRAVDVVQHTGSTNSDLVALATEGKAEEGTVLVAEEQDAGRGRLDRRWTAPARSGLFFSVLLKPTEVPVERWGWLPLLAGVATVTALSRAAGVDTALKWPNDLLVTVDGQERKTGGILAERAGPDAVVVGIGINVTLREDELPVPGAGSLVLAGASTTDRDTILRAVLRSLGQWYEKWRSVGGDPARSGLQDTYAAGCATLGRVVRAELPGGKSITGEAVAVDGDGRLVLATAEGVQHPVGAGDIVHLRPAGDPGDQ from the coding sequence ATGACGCCGCGAGACGACTCAGACGCGAACAGCAATCGGTGGTCCGACCTGGACCGTCCCCCGCTCAACGCCGTGGCCCTGCGCCGCGCGCTCGTGCGCAACGGGGGCCACGAGGGGCTCTGGCGCGCTGTCGACGTCGTGCAGCACACCGGCTCCACCAACTCCGACCTCGTCGCCCTCGCCACGGAGGGCAAGGCGGAGGAGGGCACGGTCCTCGTCGCCGAGGAGCAGGACGCCGGGCGCGGGCGCCTCGACCGCCGGTGGACGGCACCCGCCCGCTCGGGCCTCTTCTTCTCCGTCCTGCTGAAACCGACCGAGGTGCCGGTCGAGCGCTGGGGCTGGCTGCCGCTGCTCGCCGGGGTCGCGACGGTCACCGCGCTGTCCCGCGCCGCCGGGGTCGACACGGCACTCAAGTGGCCCAACGACCTGCTCGTCACCGTGGACGGCCAGGAACGCAAGACCGGCGGCATCCTCGCCGAGCGTGCCGGGCCCGACGCGGTCGTCGTAGGCATCGGCATCAACGTCACGCTCCGCGAGGACGAGCTGCCCGTGCCGGGCGCGGGTTCGCTCGTCCTCGCGGGAGCGTCGACCACGGACCGTGACACGATCCTGCGGGCCGTGCTCCGGTCCCTCGGCCAGTGGTACGAGAAGTGGCGCAGCGTGGGCGGCGATCCGGCCAGGTCCGGCCTTCAGGACACGTACGCCGCCGGATGCGCCACGCTCGGGCGGGTCGTACGGGCCGAACTGCCCGGCGGGAAGTCGATCACCGGGGAGGCGGTGGCCGTGGACGGCGACGGACGGCTGGTCCTGGCCACGGCGGAGGGCGTGCAGCACCCCGTGGGAGCGGGGGACATCGTGCATCTGCGGCCGGCGGGGGACCCGGGGGACCAGTGA
- the hutH gene encoding histidine ammonia-lyase, with the protein MHTVVVGTTGVTASDVLAVARGGARVELSDEAVSALAAAREIVEALAAKPEPVYGVSTGFGALATRHISPELRAQLQRNIVRSHAAGMGPHVEREVVRALMFLRLKTVCSGRTGVRPSVAQTMADILNAGITPVVHEFGSLGCSGDLAPLSHCALTLMGEGDAEGPDGTIRPAGELLAEHGIEPVELREKEGLALLNGTDGMLGMLVMALADLDTLYKSADITAALSLEALLGTDRVLAPELHAIRPHPGQGASAANMLAVLKGSELTGHHQDDAPRVQDAYSVRCAPQVAGAGRDTMTHARLVADRELASAVDNPVVLPDGRVESNGNFHGAPVAYVLDFLAIAAADLGSITERRTDRLLDKNRSHGLPPFLADDAGVDSGLMIAQYTQAALVSEMKRLAVPASADSIPSSAMQEDHVSMGWSAARKLRTAVDNLTRIVAIELYAATRAIELRTGLTPAPASQAAISAARAAGVAGPGPDRFLSPDLAAADAFVRGGHLVEAVEPVTGPLA; encoded by the coding sequence ATGCACACTGTGGTGGTGGGGACGACGGGTGTCACCGCGTCCGACGTTCTCGCCGTGGCGCGCGGCGGCGCCCGGGTCGAACTCTCCGACGAGGCGGTGTCGGCGCTCGCCGCGGCCCGCGAGATCGTGGAAGCGCTGGCAGCCAAGCCGGAGCCCGTGTACGGGGTCTCCACCGGCTTCGGAGCCCTCGCGACCCGGCACATCAGCCCGGAGCTGCGGGCCCAGCTGCAGCGCAACATCGTGCGGTCGCACGCCGCCGGAATGGGCCCGCACGTGGAGCGCGAGGTCGTCCGCGCCCTGATGTTCCTGCGGCTCAAGACCGTCTGTTCGGGCCGCACCGGCGTCCGCCCGTCCGTCGCCCAGACCATGGCCGACATCCTGAACGCCGGCATCACCCCGGTCGTCCACGAGTTCGGCTCCCTCGGCTGCTCCGGCGACCTGGCGCCGCTCTCCCACTGCGCCCTGACGCTCATGGGCGAGGGGGATGCGGAGGGCCCGGACGGAACGATTCGCCCCGCCGGTGAACTCCTCGCCGAGCACGGTATCGAGCCCGTCGAACTGCGCGAGAAGGAGGGCCTGGCCCTCCTCAACGGCACCGACGGCATGCTCGGCATGCTGGTCATGGCCCTCGCCGACCTCGACACCCTCTACAAGTCCGCCGACATCACCGCGGCCCTCTCCCTCGAAGCGCTCCTCGGCACCGACCGGGTCCTCGCCCCCGAACTGCACGCCATCCGCCCCCACCCGGGCCAGGGCGCCAGCGCCGCCAACATGCTGGCCGTGCTGAAGGGTTCGGAGCTGACCGGCCACCACCAGGACGACGCCCCCCGCGTCCAGGACGCCTACTCCGTGCGCTGCGCCCCGCAGGTCGCGGGCGCCGGCCGCGACACCATGACCCACGCCCGCCTGGTCGCCGACCGCGAACTCGCCTCCGCCGTCGACAACCCCGTCGTCCTGCCCGACGGCCGCGTCGAGTCGAACGGCAACTTCCACGGCGCCCCGGTCGCCTACGTACTGGACTTCCTCGCCATCGCCGCCGCCGACCTCGGCTCGATCACCGAGCGCCGCACGGACCGGCTCCTCGACAAGAACCGCTCGCACGGCCTGCCGCCGTTCCTCGCGGACGACGCCGGTGTCGACTCCGGCCTGATGATCGCCCAGTACACGCAGGCCGCCCTGGTCAGCGAGATGAAGCGGCTCGCCGTCCCGGCCTCGGCCGACTCCATCCCGTCCTCCGCCATGCAGGAGGACCACGTCTCGATGGGCTGGTCGGCCGCCCGCAAGCTCCGTACGGCCGTCGACAACCTGACCCGGATCGTCGCCATCGAGCTGTACGCCGCCACGCGCGCCATCGAGCTGCGCACCGGCCTCACCCCCGCCCCCGCCTCGCAGGCCGCGATCTCCGCCGCCCGCGCCGCCGGGGTCGCCGGCCCGGGCCCCGACCGCTTCCTCTCGCCGGACCTGGCGGCCGCGGATGCGTTCGTGCGCGGCGGCCACCTGGTCGAGGCCGTGGAACCCGTAACGGGCCCGCTGGCATAG